Within the Mycobacterium gordonae genome, the region ACGCCGAAGACGGTGACCGGTGGCCCGAGCACCTACTGCCGGCGCTACGCACCACCGGGTTCGCCAATGAATTGCGAAACCTGTTGGCGCGCTGCGCCGAGCGCGGCCTGGACCCCCAGCAACTCGAGCGCCTCGGCCGTCGCTGCGGCCGGCAGGAGTGGGCCGCGGCCGGGCAGTTCGCTCGACAGTATGAACAGGTGATGCTGCTGCGGTCAGCGGTCGGCACGGCGGCGCCCCAGGCGACCGCGCCGGCACTGGCCGCCGCCGAACTGGTCGGCGCGGCGCTGGAGACCCTCGCGGTAGATCGCGAATTGCTGGCCGCCGAACGCGCCCGAGTCCGGTTGCTGCTGGTCGATGACGCCCAGCAGCTCGATCCGCAGGCGGCGCAACTGGTTCGGGTGCTGGCGGCAGGCGCCGATACCGCCCTGATCGCCGGCGACCCGAACCAGGCGGTCTTCGGCTTCCGGGGCGGCGGACCGGCCGGGCTGCTCGACGTTGACGGTCAGGCGGTGACGTTGACGAAGTCGCATCGCTGCGGGCCCGCCGTGGCCCGCGCCGTCAGTGCCATTGCCGAACGACTGCCCGCGACCACGGCCGGCCGACGCATTGAGGGCACCGGCAGCGACGAGGGAGCCGTCACGGCTCGGCTGGCCGCCTCTGCGCATGCGGAGACAGCGCTGATCGCCGACACCCTGCGACGCGCGCACCTCGTCGATGGGGTGCCCTGGTCGCAGATGGCGGTGATCGTGCGGTCGGTGCCGCGTGCCGGCGCCCGGTTGCCGCGCGCTCTCGCCGCCGCGGGCGTGCCGGTCGCGATCCCCGCGCTCGGCGGCTCGCTGTCCGAGGAGCCGGCGGCCCGAACGTTGCTTGCCGTTCTTTCCGCCGCGGCCGACGGACTGGACGGCGACCGGGCCCTGGCGCTGCTGTCCGGGCCGATCGGCCGGGTGGACCCGGTCTCACTGCGGCAGCTGCGCAGGACGTTGCAGCGCGGCCGGTCGGACGCCTTTGCCGATCTGCTGGTGGAGACGCTCAACGGGGATGAGCCGCTGTCGGGGCCGCAGTCCGGCGCGGTGCGACGGGTGCGTGCGGTGCTGGCTGCCGCGGCCCGCTGTCACCGGGACGGCCAAGACCCGCGCTACACGCTATGGGCAGCCTGGCACCGCAGCGGCTTGCAGAAGCGCTGGCTGGCGGCTATCGAGCGCGGCGGCCCGGCCGCCGCCCAGGCCACGCGGGACCTGGAAGTGGTGACCGCACTGTTCGACGTCACCGACGCCTACGTCTCACGCACCTCCGGGGCGTCCCTGCGCGGACTCGTCGAGCACGTCGAGGCGCTGCAGTTGCCGCCGGCCCGCCGTGATCCGGATGCGCAGACCGAGCAGGTCAAGGTGCTCAGCGCACACGCGGCGCTGGGCCAGGAATTCGACGTGGTGGTCATCGCCGGTCTGCAGGACGGATTGTGGCCGAACACGGTTCCGCGCGGCGGTGTCCTGGCCACCCAGCGACTGCTCGACGAACTCGACGGTGTGGGCGGTGATGCCTCGGTGCGCGCCCCGTTGCTGGCCGAGGAGCGCCGGTTGCTGGTCGCCGCGATGGGGCGGGCCCGGCGCAAGTTGCTGGTGACGGCGATCGACAGCGACACCGGCGGCAGCTCGGGGGAGGCCGCGCTGCCCTCGCCGTTCTTCTTCGAAATCGCGCAGTTGGCCGATGAGGAAATCGTTGCGACACAGCCGGTTTACGCGCCGCGCGTGCTGTCTGCCGCGGCGGTGGTGGGCCGGTTGCGGTCGGTGGTGTGCGCACCCGACGGCGCGGTCGAGGACGGCGTTCGTGCCTGTGCGGCAACGCAACTGGCCCGTTTGGCCGCAGCCGGCGTGCCGGGCGCTGATCCTCGCGTCTGGCACGGATTGGTCCCGGTCAGCACCAGCGCGCCGCTGTGCGGCGGCGATGATGTCGTCACGCTGACGCCGTCCACCCTGCAGACTCTCTCCGATTGCCCACTGCGCTGGCTGGCCGAACGGCACGGCGGCGCCAACCCACGTGAGCTGCGCTCGGCGATCGGTTCGGTGGTGCACGCCCTGATCGCCGAAACCGGCAAGACGGAATCCCAGCTGTTTGCCGATCTGGACCGGGTGTGGCAACACCTGCCCTTCGATGCCGAGTGGCATGCGGCCAACGAACTCGCCCGGCACCGCGCCATGCTTGCGGCGTTCGTCGAGTGGCGCGCGCAGACGCGCACCGAACTGACCGAGGTCGGCGTCGAAGTCGCCGTCGACGGAGTCCTGGAGACGCCGCGCCATGACGGCGGACAGGTCCGCCTGCGTGGCCGGGTCGACCGGCTGGAACGCGACGCCGCCGGCCGCCTGGTGATCGTCGACGTCAAGACGGGAAAGAGTCCGGTCAGCAAGGATGACGCGCAGCAGCACGCCCAGTTGGCCATGTATCAGCTGGCCGTGGCCGAAGGCATGATCGCCGCCTGCCAAACCGGACCCGACGAGCCTGGCGGCGCCCGGCTGGTGTATCCCGGCAAGACCGGGGTGGCCGGCGCCACCCAACGCGAGCAGGATCCGCTCACCCCGGCGGCCCGCGAGCACTGGGGCGAGTTGGTCCGGCAAGCCGCCGAGGCGACGGCCGGCCCGCAGTTCGTCGCCCGGCGCAACGACGGCTGTTCGCACTGTCCGCTGCGGCCGTCCTGCCCCGCCTACGACGGGTCCGCGACGTGAGCCCGCGCTACAGTCCCACTGAATTGGCCAGTGCGCTGGGCGTTTTCCCGCCCACCGAAGAACAGGCGGCGGTCATTGCCGCGCCGCCGGGTCCGCTGGTCGTCATTGCGGGAGCCGGGGCCGGCAAGACCGAGACGATGGCAGCGCGGGTGGTGTGGCTGGTCGCCAACGGCTACGCCGAACCCGCTCAGGTGCTCGGCTTGACCTTTACCCGTAAGGCGGCCGGGCAGCTGTTGCGCCGGGTGCGGCAGCGGCTGGCGCGGCTCTCCGGCGTGGGTGTCGGGCCCGGCGACGGCGCGCCGACAGTCAGCACCTACCACGCTTTCGCCGGTACGCTCCTGCGCGAGTTCGGCCTGCTGCTGCCCGTGGAACCCGACACCCGCCTGCTCACCGAGACCGAGCTGTGGCAGCTGGCATTCGACGTCGTCAACGGCTATCCGGGCCGACTGGAGACCGACAAGACACCGGCCGCAGTCACCGCCCTGGTGCTACGGCTGTGGGGTCAGCTCGCCGAGCACCTCGTGAGCACCGACCAACTGCGTGACACGCATCTCGAGTTGGAGAGACTGGTGCACACCCTGCCGCCCGGACCGCGGCAGGGTGATCGAGGTCCCAACCAAGCGCTGCTGCGCGTGCTGGCCACCCAGACTCAACGCGCCGAATTGGTGCCGCTGTTGGATGCGCTGGCCGAACGCATGCGCGCCGCCAAGGTCATGGACTTCGGCATGCAGATGGCCTCGGCGGCCCAGCTGGCGGCCAGGTTTCCGCAGGTGGGACAGGATCTGCGCAGCCGCTACCGGGTAGTGCTGCTCGATGAATACCAGGACACCGGGCACTCGCAGCGCATTGCCTTGTCATCGCTGTTCGGTAGAGGTGTGGACGACGAACTAGCGTTGACGGCGGTCGGTGACCCCATCCAGTCGATCTACGGCTGGCGTGGCGCATCGGCCACCAACCTGCCGCGGTTCACCACCGACTTCCCGCTGTCCGACGGTTCCCCGGCGCCGACCCTGGAATTGCGGACGAGCTGGCGCAACCCGCCGAGCACGTTGCATCTGGCCAACGCCATATCCGCCGAGGCGCGGCGGCGCTCGGTCGCCGTGCGCCCGCTGCGTCCGCGTCCGGACGCCCCGC harbors:
- a CDS encoding ATP-dependent helicase, coding for MPMQWDPGAREVLQRRFRGQVRILGGPGTGKSTLLVEAAIAHIAAGVAPESVLLLSSSGRMGMRERSALTRVLLGSSRSAAVREPLVRTLHSYAYAVLRRAAERVGDPSPRLLTSAEQDAIIRELLAGDAEDGDRWPEHLLPALRTTGFANELRNLLARCAERGLDPQQLERLGRRCGRQEWAAAGQFARQYEQVMLLRSAVGTAAPQATAPALAAAELVGAALETLAVDRELLAAERARVRLLLVDDAQQLDPQAAQLVRVLAAGADTALIAGDPNQAVFGFRGGGPAGLLDVDGQAVTLTKSHRCGPAVARAVSAIAERLPATTAGRRIEGTGSDEGAVTARLAASAHAETALIADTLRRAHLVDGVPWSQMAVIVRSVPRAGARLPRALAAAGVPVAIPALGGSLSEEPAARTLLAVLSAAADGLDGDRALALLSGPIGRVDPVSLRQLRRTLQRGRSDAFADLLVETLNGDEPLSGPQSGAVRRVRAVLAAAARCHRDGQDPRYTLWAAWHRSGLQKRWLAAIERGGPAAAQATRDLEVVTALFDVTDAYVSRTSGASLRGLVEHVEALQLPPARRDPDAQTEQVKVLSAHAALGQEFDVVVIAGLQDGLWPNTVPRGGVLATQRLLDELDGVGGDASVRAPLLAEERRLLVAAMGRARRKLLVTAIDSDTGGSSGEAALPSPFFFEIAQLADEEIVATQPVYAPRVLSAAAVVGRLRSVVCAPDGAVEDGVRACAATQLARLAAAGVPGADPRVWHGLVPVSTSAPLCGGDDVVTLTPSTLQTLSDCPLRWLAERHGGANPRELRSAIGSVVHALIAETGKTESQLFADLDRVWQHLPFDAEWHAANELARHRAMLAAFVEWRAQTRTELTEVGVEVAVDGVLETPRHDGGQVRLRGRVDRLERDAAGRLVIVDVKTGKSPVSKDDAQQHAQLAMYQLAVAEGMIAACQTGPDEPGGARLVYPGKTGVAGATQREQDPLTPAAREHWGELVRQAAEATAGPQFVARRNDGCSHCPLRPSCPAYDGSAT